A segment of the Candidatus Microthrix subdominans genome:
GCCAGCGTCGTTCGCTTCGCTCAGGCGATCATCGGCGAGTCCTAACGCCGGTTGCCGATGTCGGGTCCGGCGCACTGGTCGTCCGGGCCCAACCGCGCAAGGATGGAGACGTGATGGAGAAGCCACGCTGGTCCCGGGTACTGCTGAAGCTTTCGGGTGAGGCATTCGCCGGCGAGGCCGGCAACGGCATCGACGGCGACGTGGTCACCCGCCTGGCCACCGACATCGTCAACGTCAAGGCGCGCTTCGACGTGGCCCTGGCCGTCGTCGTCGGTGGCGGCAACATCTGGCGGGGCCTGACCGGCGCAGGCGCCGGCATGGATCGGGCCCAGGCCGACTACATGGGCATGCTGGCGACCGCGATCAACGCGCTGGCGCTCCAGGAGACGCTGGAGCGCCTGGGCCAGGAGACCCGGGTCCAGTCGGCGATCCACATGCAACAGGTGGCCGAGCCCTACATCCGGCGGCGGGCCATGCGGCACCTGGAAAAGGACCGCGTGGTCATCTTCGCCGCCGGCACCGGCAACCCGTTTTTCACCACCGACACAGCGGCTGCCCTGCGGGCGGTCGAGATCGACGCCGAGGTGATGCTGAAGGGCACCCACTCCGGCACCGAGGGCGTCTATACGGCGGACCCCAAGCTGGATCCGGACGCAGAGCTGCTGCGGGAGGTCAGCTACCTCGACGTGCTGTCGAAGGGCCTCAACGTGATGGACTCCACCGCCACCAGCCTGTGCATGGACAACGAACTGCCGATCGTCGTGTTCGACCTGATGGGCGCCGGCAACCTGACCGGGCTGCTGGCCGGCGAGGATATCGGCACGCTCGTCAGCTAGCTGGGCTGCCGCTTGGCGGCGGGCGTCCGTGCCGATGTGGCACCCGTCCCCGCTCTGTGCGTTCGGCCTCGGTAGTGTGGGCTGAGACATGAGCGAAGAACTGGTGACCCTCATTTGCGATGATGCCTCGGAGCGCATGGAGCGCGCCGTGGCCCACACCCGGTCCGACCTGGCGTCGATTCGAACCGGTCGGGCCAGCCCGGCGCTGGTCGAGAAGCTGCCGGTCGACTACTACGGCTCGATCGTGCCGCTGCAACAGCTGGCGTCCTTCTCGGTCCCCGACGCTCGCATGCTGGTCGTCACCCCCTTCGACAAGGGTTCGATGGGGGCGGTCGAGCGGGCGATCCAGGAATCCAACCTGGGGTTGAACCCGAGCAACGACGGCGTCAACATCCGCCTCGCCTTTCCGCAGCTCACCGAGGAGCGGCGCAAGGAGTTCGTGCGTCTCGCTCGTCAGAAGGCGGAGGACGGCAAGAACTCGCTGCGCGGCACCAGGCGAGACGCCCGCAAGGAGGTCGAATCGCTTGAGAAGGCCGGCGACATCTCCGAGGACGAGCTGCACCGCGCCATCGAGCGCATCGACAAGGTGGCGAAGGCGTTCGAGATCCAGGTGGACCAGGCGATCGACGCCAAGACCACCGATTTGATGGAGGTCTGATGACGATGGTGGGTGGGCAACCACGCTGGACCCTCCGGCCGCTTCGTGCGGCACGGCCAGACGAGGCAGGGGAGTAGCGCCATGGCAGGACCAGACGACGACGATCCGTTTGCATCGTGGTTCGATGAGAGCGACACCGGTTCGCTCGTGCGACCGGAGGATGCAGCCGGGCCCGACGACGGCTTCGAGTTGCCCGACTGGTCGGCGCCCCCGACCGGGCAGGTGCCCTCTGTGGTGAGCACCGGCCAGAACGAGCCGGCGACCGGGCCGGTGTATCGGGGCGAGAGCCAAACCCGGGGTGATGATGTGCCGATGGACTTCGACGATCTTGCCGATACCCACCTTCGCGTGGGCGCCCTCGACGACGAGGGGCAGGATCCCGAGGACAACCCGTATCTGTCGGACAACTACTCGATCGACCCCGGTCAGCAGCCTCGGGTGAGCGACCCGGAGGGCGACGGCCCCTCGACCGAGGTGTCCGCCTCGCTGGTGCCACCGCCGCCCGGACGGAGCGCTCCCCGCGCACGAGAGGAGCCGGCTCCCCGCCGTCCCGCTCCCGTTCCCGATGGGCCCCGGCGCGCCCCGGCAGGCCCCGCAGGGCCGCGCACCTCCTCGTCCTCCGCTCCACCCCAGGCACCCGGGGGTCCACGCCCATCCCGCCGTCCATCCCCCGACCAGGGCAACGGTCCGCCCTCCGGACGGCAGCGTCGTCCGGCGCCCGCCCCTGACGACGGCGGCCGTCCCTCGCCGACCCCTCGAGCCCGCCGGCCCGAGGACGGGAGCAGCGGGGATCGGAACCTTCCCCAGGCGATCATGGTCGGCGTCGGTCTGGTGGCCGTTGGCGTCTTGGCGTTCTGGCTCGGCCAGATTCCGGCGATGATCCTCATCGTCGTCGTCCTTGGGGTGTCGGGCACCGAGATGATGGGTGCGCTGCACCGCGGTGGCTATACCCCGGCCGGACTGGTCGGCCTCGCCGGCATCGTCGGGCTGGTCATCGGCGCCTATCAGGTGGGCTCTGCGGCCTATCCGATCGTGTTGGGCCTGGCGGTCATGTCCGGCATGATGTGGTACCTGTTCGTCTCCCCCGGGGACCAACCGGTTCAGAACCTCGGCGCAACGATGCTCGGCATGCTCTACGTCGGCGGCCTCGGCAGCTTCGCTGCCCTGCTGATCGGCCTCGGTCGCGCCTCCCCCGATGGCAAGGGCGGCGCCTGGTTGCTCTTCGGTGCGGTCGTCGCAGCGGTCACCTACGACACCGCCGGCTACTTCATCGGTAAGACGCTGGGGGCGTCACCGCTCGGCGGTGCCCTGCGCGCCGTTAGCCCCAACAAAACCCAGGAAGGCCTGCTCGGTGGAGTGGTCGTGTCGATCCTCGTCACGTTCATCTACCTGACGGTCACCTCGCCGGGGCTGCTCGGCAGCGAGAGCTTCTCCACCCGCACGGCCCTGTTTGCGGTGTTGTGTCCCCTGGCTGCCCCGTTGGGCGACCTGGCCGAGTCGATGCTCAAGCGCGATCTTCAGGTCAAGGACATGGGCACGGTCCTGCCGTCCCACGGCGGCGTGCTCGATCGCTTCGACGCACTGCTGTTCGTGCTGCCGGTTGCGTACTTCGTCACCGTCACCGGCTGGTAAGGGCAGAGCCCACATGATCGATCGAGCTCGGGCAGAGCCCGCATGATCAACGTTGCGGTGCTGGGTTCGACCGGCTCGATCGGCACCCAGACCCTCGACGTCATCGCCACCGAGCCCGAGCGGTTTCGTGTCGCTTCGCTGAGCGCCCATGGATCGGTCGAGGCGGTGGCCGCCCAGGCGGCGGCGGTCCGGCCCGACGTCGTGGTGCTGACCGACGCCAGCCGCTCTGGCGAGCTGGCCGGGCTGCTTCCCGTCGGCGTCGACCTCGAAGTGGGCCCCGAAGCGTTGGAGGCCGCCGCCGCCGTCGCCGACGTGGTGATCAACGGAGTGGTCGGCTTCGCCGGCTTGGGGGTCACGCTGGCCACCCTCAACGCCGGCAAGCGCCTGGGACTGGCCAACAAGGAAAGCCTGATCGCCGGCGGCCCGGTCGTGCAGCGGGCTCGGGCCACCCCGGGCGCCGAGCTGGTGCCGGTCGACTCCGAACACTGCGCCATTCATCAGTGCCTGCGGGCCAACGACATCCCGGAGCGGCTTGCCCGGGTGGTGTTGACCGCGTCGGGCGGGCCGTTCCGCGGTCGCAGCATTGAGGACCTGGCCGACGTGACCGTCGAGGAGGCCCTCGCCCACCCGACGTGGTCGATGGGGCCCAAGATCACGATCGACTCGTCCACCCTGATGAACAAGGGGCTGGAGGTGATCGAGGCCCACGAGCTGTTCGGTGTTGGATACGACCACATCGACGTGGTCGTGCACCCGCAGTCCATCGTGCACTCGATGGCAGAGTTCTCCGACGGCACGACGATGGCCCAGGTGTCGATGCCCGACATGCGCTTGCCGATCGGGTATGCGCTGGCCTACCCCGACCGCCTCGGCACCGCCTTCGGCGGAATGGACTGGACGCAGGCGGTCACGCTCGACTTCGAGCCGCCCGACCGGCACACGTTCCGCTGCCTCGACCTGGCCTACGCCGCCGGGCGTTTGGGCGAGACGGCCCCGGCCTGGTTGTCGGCGGCCAACGAGGTGGTTGTTGAGGCCTTTCTCAGCGGGGGGCTCCGGTGGACACAGATCGCCGAGCTGACCGACGAGGCACTGGGCCAGTGGGATGGCACACTGGCCGACAGCGTTGATGCCGTGCTGCATGCCGACCGGCAGGCACGCCAGGTGACCGACCGCATCATCGCCCGCCGCCGTTGAGGAGACTTCCGCCTGATGACCGACGTGAGCGATACCCGCAGCACGCTGCCCGACGAGCCTCCGGCCGAGGGCGCTGATCAACCGACGAACGAGCGGAAGTCCAAGGCCGGAACGACCGTGACGAGCACCAACACGGTGCCGGACGGAACGCTGGACGAGCCGGACATGGAACGGGCCGGGGTCTGGCGCCTGGCGCTGGTCGTCGCTGCGCTGGTCGCCCTGTGGTGGTGGCAGGGATGGGCCCTCGTCGTCGTGATCCTGGCCCTGCTGTTCATGATCACCATGCACGAGCTGGGCCACTACCTCATGGCCAAGCGGGCCGGCATGAAGGTCACGCAGTTCTTCATCGGCTTCGGGCCCCGGATCTGGTCGACCCAACGAGGCGAGACCGAGTACGGCATCCGAGCCATCCCCGCCGGTGCTTTCGTCAAGGTGCCAGGCATGCTGCGCGACGAGGAGGTGTCGGCCTCGGACGAGGCCCGCTCCTACCGCCAGGCTTCCTTCAAGGATCGGGTGGCGATGGCATCGGCCGGTTCGGCCATGCACTTTTTGATGGCTTTCATCTTGTTGTTCGCCCACTTCGCCTTCTTCGACCAGGCCGATCCGGACGTGTGGTCGGTCGAGTCGGTCGTGCCGGGTTCGGCCGCCGCCGAGGCCGGCATGGCATCGGGCGACCGGGTGCTCTCGGTCGACGGCGCCAAGGTCGGTGGCCAGGAGGACCTCAGCGACGAGGTACGCGCCCGTCCGGGCGAGACGGTACCGATCGTCGTCGAACGGGACGGCAAGACCCTGGACCTGACGGCCACCCTCGGTACCCGGGCGTCGGTCATCGGCACGGTGGGGGAGGACCTCAGCCTGTTCTTCATCGGCGACCAAGCGGTCGTCAAGGGCTACGGCGAGCGCGGCGACAAGGCGGGCCTCAGCGAGGACGCCGTCATCACCGAGATCAACGACGTGCCGATCAACTCGGCAGTTGACCTGAAGGCCGCCACCAAGGCAGCGGCCGGCGGGGTGCTGGAGATCGACTACGTGGCCGATGGCGAAACACGCACCCAGAGCACCTACCTGAAGCTCGGCAAGGCGGTCGCCGCCACCGAGCCCGAAGGCATGATCGGCACGACATCGGGATACGCCGAGGTTGGCAAAAACCCGGTCGAGGCGGCCGGCGCCTCGGTGACCACCTTCTGGCAGCTGTCGCGGGACTCGGTCACCGGCCTGGTGACCGTGTTGAACCCGGCCAACCTGGTCGACTTCTTCGG
Coding sequences within it:
- a CDS encoding UMP kinase gives rise to the protein MEKPRWSRVLLKLSGEAFAGEAGNGIDGDVVTRLATDIVNVKARFDVALAVVVGGGNIWRGLTGAGAGMDRAQADYMGMLATAINALALQETLERLGQETRVQSAIHMQQVAEPYIRRRAMRHLEKDRVVIFAAGTGNPFFTTDTAAALRAVEIDAEVMLKGTHSGTEGVYTADPKLDPDAELLREVSYLDVLSKGLNVMDSTATSLCMDNELPIVVFDLMGAGNLTGLLAGEDIGTLVS
- the frr gene encoding ribosome recycling factor, yielding MSEELVTLICDDASERMERAVAHTRSDLASIRTGRASPALVEKLPVDYYGSIVPLQQLASFSVPDARMLVVTPFDKGSMGAVERAIQESNLGLNPSNDGVNIRLAFPQLTEERRKEFVRLARQKAEDGKNSLRGTRRDARKEVESLEKAGDISEDELHRAIERIDKVAKAFEIQVDQAIDAKTTDLMEV
- a CDS encoding phosphatidate cytidylyltransferase, with amino-acid sequence MAGPDDDDPFASWFDESDTGSLVRPEDAAGPDDGFELPDWSAPPTGQVPSVVSTGQNEPATGPVYRGESQTRGDDVPMDFDDLADTHLRVGALDDEGQDPEDNPYLSDNYSIDPGQQPRVSDPEGDGPSTEVSASLVPPPPGRSAPRAREEPAPRRPAPVPDGPRRAPAGPAGPRTSSSSAPPQAPGGPRPSRRPSPDQGNGPPSGRQRRPAPAPDDGGRPSPTPRARRPEDGSSGDRNLPQAIMVGVGLVAVGVLAFWLGQIPAMILIVVVLGVSGTEMMGALHRGGYTPAGLVGLAGIVGLVIGAYQVGSAAYPIVLGLAVMSGMMWYLFVSPGDQPVQNLGATMLGMLYVGGLGSFAALLIGLGRASPDGKGGAWLLFGAVVAAVTYDTAGYFIGKTLGASPLGGALRAVSPNKTQEGLLGGVVVSILVTFIYLTVTSPGLLGSESFSTRTALFAVLCPLAAPLGDLAESMLKRDLQVKDMGTVLPSHGGVLDRFDALLFVLPVAYFVTVTGW
- a CDS encoding 1-deoxy-D-xylulose-5-phosphate reductoisomerase, with product MINVAVLGSTGSIGTQTLDVIATEPERFRVASLSAHGSVEAVAAQAAAVRPDVVVLTDASRSGELAGLLPVGVDLEVGPEALEAAAAVADVVINGVVGFAGLGVTLATLNAGKRLGLANKESLIAGGPVVQRARATPGAELVPVDSEHCAIHQCLRANDIPERLARVVLTASGGPFRGRSIEDLADVTVEEALAHPTWSMGPKITIDSSTLMNKGLEVIEAHELFGVGYDHIDVVVHPQSIVHSMAEFSDGTTMAQVSMPDMRLPIGYALAYPDRLGTAFGGMDWTQAVTLDFEPPDRHTFRCLDLAYAAGRLGETAPAWLSAANEVVVEAFLSGGLRWTQIAELTDEALGQWDGTLADSVDAVLHADRQARQVTDRIIARRR
- a CDS encoding site-2 protease family protein, producing the protein MTDVSDTRSTLPDEPPAEGADQPTNERKSKAGTTVTSTNTVPDGTLDEPDMERAGVWRLALVVAALVALWWWQGWALVVVILALLFMITMHELGHYLMAKRAGMKVTQFFIGFGPRIWSTQRGETEYGIRAIPAGAFVKVPGMLRDEEVSASDEARSYRQASFKDRVAMASAGSAMHFLMAFILLFAHFAFFDQADPDVWSVESVVPGSAAAEAGMASGDRVLSVDGAKVGGQEDLSDEVRARPGETVPIVVERDGKTLDLTATLGTRASVIGTVGEDLSLFFIGDQAVVKGYGERGDKAGLSEDAVITEINDVPINSAVDLKAATKAAAGGVLEIDYVADGETRTQSTYLKLGKAVAATEPEGMIGTTSGYAEVGKNPVEAAGASVTTFWQLSRDSVTGLVTVLNPANLVDFFGRAATTGPSGGNVSDEPTPAATARQASMEQDATRPMSLIGATSIATGLAEVDWGQLLLLLAVLNIFIGLFNLVPLLPFDGGHIAIAFYERIREKLKGDGRRYFIDPAKMYPVAVIVVGVLGLLFLSTVYMDVVSPIKL